GCCTGAGTCGATAAGCAAAGTGAGCCGCCGGATAGGGAGAACTCATCTGGCAACAGTTCGGTCTCAATGCCTGCTATCTTAACTATGCTTACAGTGGGTTCGAATGCGTTTGGGGGTATGAAGTGCTCCGATCCTGATATTAAAACTCTTTCGAACCTTTCCCCAGTGCGCTCAATGTGGTAACCAGATTCCGTGAAAAAGTCGTACCGCGCTGGCGTGAATTCATCGGCTACAGAGACTGCTGAATTTGGAAACTGGGTTAGATTTTCTGAAGTATGCACGGCATTGGGAGTTTGAATACTAGGCATGCTAGCTGGCCGGTTCGTTTCTGAAGTAGTCCTGCGGGGCTCTTCGGCGCTTATGCTCACGTTTTCAGACGCACTTCTACTCATGAACGTGAACCTCTCTGAGCTAttaaaaagctcattccAGAAACCTGGCCCGGGTTCTGTGTATTCTTGGTTTATGAAAACATGAACTTTGGCCCCTCTACTTTCGGAAATGTACTCCAACACTTTCGAGGGTTGACCTGTCGAGTTCGCCTCTTGCAGCAACTGGCCTTTGTAAACCAGTTTAACATCTGCCGGCGTGAGCCGTAGAGTGTGGCCGTAAACAGTACATATGAACTCCTTCATTTCGTGTACTGTTGTTTCCGTGGAAACTACCATCCGATCCATCGTAAGGCTGGCTTCCGAAATAAAGCGTACGCTTATCCcgtcttcaagctcttgatcGTGACGCGTCCTGAACATGACACAGCAACTTCCAAATTTGTCAGGTGAAAAATCGAATCCCAAAAGGTCGTAGAGCCGCAGATCGTTGTTGGAGTCATCTGTAGTCAAATATGTGGGATGAAGACGGCCTAGAATGTCAAAACCGACTAGGTCTTGTACGGTATGTTGTTTTATGCTGCAAAGGTTGCGTACGTTGTGTGTTTCATAGTCATTCAGATGCCCAATTGCcgcttttttgagttttgcCAGGGTCGAGTTCAATGACACCCCTCTTTCAAGTCTGCTCATCAATTTGTCGGTAGAGAGCACATTCAGCTGGAACTCTACGTTGGTTTGTGCAAAGTCTGATTCTCCGTGATATCCCAGAGATGTACCGGACTCTTTGAGGATACCATCATTCCGCTGCATTTTTAGCTTAATCACTCCGCCGGAATGCGCGCTAACCGTCTGCAATGGTGTGCTTAATGTCAGAGGCTGGTCATCAAGCACCAGGCAATACTCCTCAGTGGGTAGCAGCGGCGATTCAGAGCGCTGGCTAAGTTGCCAATGGACATACTGTAGAAGACGAGCAACTGTCGCTTGTGGGGGTGCTCTGACAAAGATATTTGTAGCGCACGGCTCAGGAGTCCAAACGCTGAAGTTTATCGCAGAGCCTGCCAAATAGCGCATAACGACCTCAAGTCTTGCCAGTAAAGCTTAGAGTGGTCGCGGTAGCCTAAATGGCTTTTCACTGTTAATCCAGAAATCAAGTTTGGCGAGTAGGTTGCTTATACAGGTGTTATTACAAGGAAGTCCGAATCGCACTGTACGTTGAAGACATAATAAAGATATTCACAAACCTACGAATAAAGGAGCTGCCAGCTGGTTGACCTAGCACTTTGCTCCCTGCATATAATTTAGATTGACATGTTATTTTTAGGGGTCCCACTGCCCGCGAGCGCCCCCGCCCCCCACATTAGAGAGATCATCAACATAGTTACTAGTTAACCCCTGGATAGATAAATCAACTTCGCTGCACGCTCTAGTGAATTATTTGCTAGAGGATGTCTTGGCTTGAAGGTCGCGAAGTTCTTGCTGCAATCCTTGCGTTTCTTGTTCTAGCTCTTTCGCTCTGGAGCGCGCGAGCTCAGCTCTCTTTTTGCGAAGTTGCGTCTCCTCGTCACGACGCTCAAGCTCCTGGAtccaaagcttttctctgAGTTTGGCCTTCTCGCGCAGAGCATCTTCTTTGGACTGCCGTTCTTTCTGCGAAGTGCCGTAGATAAAACTGCCCGCGACCAGGGCCACCAGCGTGGCTCCCTGAAGGCCCACACGCCACCTGAAGTACTTCTGGGCCTTACGCTTGTTTCCGGACCTCACATTCTGTGCCGCCAGTATAACGGCCACCGTGGTTGCTAGCGTTCCCAAAGGTACCAATGGTTGCTGTTTGCAGTGGAAGGTCATCTTCTCTAAGAAAGTCATTTCGTCCACATCTTGCTCAGCACCGTCGAAACTCGAAGGTAGGTGTGACATATCTAGCGGCTCCGCTGCTCTATtgtttgattttgtttttgatttgtttTACTAGCAGCTAAAGGACTCTGAAATTTTATCGGTATGCCTTTATATATCTATACACAGATGAGCAAAGACAACCGCGCTATAGAGAGCGCAGCTTGCCGAGATGCCCATGGTCGATACTAATGAGCGCAAAGCTGCGAGAAGCAAGTCGTAACGGCCACTTCACTCGGAGAAAATGAACTCCTTCATCTGCGCGTAAGCGACGTCAACTTCGTCGTTGACAATAATTTTGTCATGAGCGCCAGTCTGCGCGTAGTCCATCTCGGCTGTGGCGGCGTCAAGACGTTTCTGAAGCGACTCTGGGGTCTCTGTGCCACGGCCCGTCAGGCGTTCCCTAAGGCTATCGACTGAAGGAGGCGCTATAAACAGAAAGCGCGCATTCAGGTCAGTCTTCTTCACGGCCTTGACACCCTGCATATCAATGTCAAGAATGCAGCGCTTGCCGCTGTTGGTAACCTCGTTGACGGACGCGATGGTGGTCCCGTAGTAGTTGCCAGAAAACTGGGCCCACTCGATGAACTTCCCGTCAGCAATCATCTCCTTGAACTGCTCCACAGTGACGAAGTTGTAGTGTGTACCGTTGACCTCGCCTGGTCTAGGACTTCTTGTGGTGGACGAGACTGAAAACCCAAACTTGTTTGGGAACTCgttgaacagctttttcagcaaagTGGACTTTCCGGTACCGCTAGGACCTGAAATAACGATAGGACGAGACATGCTGCTGCTGACGTAGGACCTTTGCGGGCTTAGTAGTCTGTTAGACTCACGGAAAAATCTGGCGTTTTGTTTGAGTGTTCGAGTAGCCATCGCTTTTCACTTGAATCTGGCGCtacttttttttttctccGCATCATTTGGAGAGGTTGGTACGGGCACGTGTGCAACAGCTTAAACGAGTACTTTCAAATGTACTCACATGCACGTGACTTAACGTGACGTGCTCGTGACCTTACTCTAGCCGCCAACTTGCACTTGCAAGAAGGGCAGGAGCGCGAGAAGTACTCACTTCTAGTAGAGAGAAGTGCAGACGACCTTCCTCGATGTCTGCCAGCAGCTGGCTGTGATACCGGCCATATGTGACAATCTCGATGCATATTCTTTCCGTAGACGGAGGACGAACTGCTGCTTTAACACTGGAAGCCCCCAGATTTCCCTTGGGTACATCGTACGCTTTCGCCACGTTGGTCCTAAGCTTTGGAGGACAAGGCGCTCGTTTTACTCGAGAAGGGTCATTGTGCGACCCTGTCCGTGGCCGTCCGCAAAGCGGCAAAGCGTGTTCCTCAATGTGACAGCAAATCCTTAAATCGAAGCCGCGGCACAGCTCTCTCCGTCAATATTATTTTCGGCAATCCAAATGACGCCCGCGGCCGCTGAGTCGATTACTTGGGGCTCTCCGTATGATGCATATTTCCTCGTATGGTACAGGCAGGCTCTTGGGTAACATCTATTCGAAAGATACACTTTAAGTTAGCTTCAAGGCCAAGCTCGATGCAATGAACTGTCAAAGTTTCTCGAGCGGCTTGCTACTCTTCCGCTCATGGTTCAAACTGCTTGCTTATAAAACGTTATATGGCGCTTAATCAAATATTCAGCAGAAAAATTGAAGTGGCAATACTCGCATTTTGAGGGCATCCCATCCCGCCCATCTGCGGGTCTTATCAGTGCTCAATTTTCTCAGTGCGGTGAAATTTCCTTCCTCTGACCCTACGTATTTTGAGAAATAAGGTTCTCAAATTCCTCGCGATTGTTACAACAAAACTAAGTCATACAAAGCTGCAATGCGGGGTTCCTTAGGGCTCTCCTAGGCTTCCGATGTTCTTCGATCCGATGATCATCGATCCACTCTCGGTCTTCGGCGTTGATTGGCGATGTGATTAATCGTTGCTTACGGGTTATCGATTTCCCTGACTTCTATTCCGCACCGGGGAAAATGAAGGTGCCATATCATATGTACTAGCATTGCAGTGAGAGTATTTCCAGTGCGAAACTCGGTAACTGGGCGAAAGTTTAGCTATAGCAATTTTTGGCGTGACTATTTGGACGAGGTCGATACCCGTTATCTTAGTGGTTCAACCGACGGCTAACATATAAAAGTCAACTTCACGTTCACCAGCACATTTCAAGACCAGACTACTCATCGAGGGTTCGGCacttttgatcaaagacTCGGGGAATACGAAGTATTACACCTCAGCCTTCCCTTTTTAGTTGAGTGGCAACCTCGGGATACTCTAAATCCGTTTGCATATGTCAACTACATTTACACAGCTGGTGCTTGGCCTCGCGTTTCGCGGCGCTCTTTGCTGGGCGAAGGGCGTGAACACGGACCCAGATGATCAGGAAGGTGTTTTGCCGGGTGATGAGGATCCACCTGCAGGCACACTGCCGGGCGACGAAGTCAGCCCGGTAACCGAAGAGATATTCTCATCTTGGGCTCTTTTCATCATGTTATTTCTGCTGATATCAGCATTGTGGTCGAGTTACTTCCTTACACAGCGCCGCATCAAGGCCGTCCATGAAACAGTGCTCTCAATTTTCTACGGTATGGTCGTGGGCCTTATAATCCGGCTTTCTCCTGGTCATTACATCCAGGACGCGGTCACCTTCAATTCCTCatacttcttcaacatttTGCTGCCGCCTATCATTCTGAACTCAGGCTACGAGCTTAATCAGgtcaatttcttcaacaatatCGTCTCAATTTTGGTATTTGCGATCCCCGGCACTTTTATCTCATCAGTGGTGCTAGGTGTGATTCTGTATATCTGGACGGCGCTTGGGCTGGAAAGCATTGATATTTCGTTTGTGGATGCACTTTCAGTTGGTGCTACGCTTTCTGCCACTGACCCTGTCACTATTTTATCGATATTCAATGCCTACAAGGTTGATCCCAAGTTGTATACCATTATTTTTGGCGAATCCTTGCTTAATGATGCCATATCCATCGTCATGTTCGAAACTTGTCAAAAGTTCCACGGTAAACCTGCCAAGTTTTCCTCGTTTTTCGAAGGTATAGGGCTTTTCCTCATGACCTTCACAGTTTCGTTACTGATAGGGGTAATGATTGGAATTTTAGTTGCATTACTTCTTAAGCACACTTTGATTCGGCGGTATCCTCGGATTGAGAGTTGCCTAGTACTTCTAATAGCATACGAATCCTACTTTTTCTCCAATGGTTGCCATATGTCAGGAATTGTTTCGCTACTGTTTTGCGGCAtaactttgaagcactaTGCTTACTTCAACATGTCCAGAAGAACCCAGATTACAGTGAAATACATATTTCAACTCTTGGCCCAACtctctgaaaattttattTTCATCTACTTGGGCTTGTCCCTATTTACCGAGGTTGAGTTGGTTTACAAGCCGCTGCTAATCATAATAACAGGAATTTCCATCTGTGTCGCACGTTGGTGCGCAGTGTTTCCACTTTCGAATTTCGTTAATTGGCTTTACAGGGTCAAAGCAAGAAGATCTATGGGGATATATGGCAACGACGCTGCAATTCCTGATGAAATACCGTACCAGTATCAAATGATGACATTTTGGGCTGGCCTGAGAGGCGCAGTGGGTGTCGCACTGGCAATGGGGTTACAAGGCGAGTTCAAATTTACTTTGCTTGCTACCGTATTGGTTGTTGTGGTGCTTACAGTCATCATATTTGGAGGTACGACGGCTGGCATGTTGGAAGTTCTAGGAATCAAGACAGGGTGCATTGACGAAAATGACGAATCAGACGATGAATTTGATATCGAGATGCCTAAGCCTATCACACTCGCCACAGGACCAATAGCTTCATACACTGATGAGGTTCCTAGCGTGGAACCAATCTCAGTGCCTATCTCTACTGCGACAGCCACTAACCCGCTAAGCTCTGACACTGTTCAGTCCTCTTCCCGAGTATCATTGGACAAGCAGCACCTGCGGGAAACTCTGAGCACTATATTTTCCGCAGATTCTCAGTGGTTCACAAATTTCGACGAACAAGTTCTAAAGCCTGTCTTTTTGGACTCTGACAACTCTCAGTCAGGAAAAAAGAGCGACTCAAGTACCCCCAATATAATGGGAAATAGAAAGTAAAGGAATAATTGTGTTTAAACCTAGAAGCCCGCATTTCAAGGCATAAGCATTCTACGTAGCGCATTTATATgcactttttttttaatttATGAAGCTAGCTACTCGTTACATATTTCCAGAACCCATTTGCTCAGCTTGAcaacatcttcatcaaggTAAACATTATTTAGTAGTTCGTTGTAACCGAGCACAATTTCAAGGAATGCGTTAATCGAAAGATCGTAAAGAATAGTAACAACATCTGGAGTCGCTGTTTCTCTGGAAACAAGTGAGTCTTTCCATTCAGCGAAACCGCCCAACGAACCTACCGATCTTTCtaaaatcttcaaaacctcGCCGACTGATGAAACCACGCCACCCTTTGGGTCTTCCTCTAGTGACTTGATTAAGAGGCCCATTAGGGCAATAACGCACTCAGCGTAACACACCGGCAGCGGAACAAGCTTTTCTGCttgcattttcttggaCACACGCCAAAGCTCAAACAGACTGAGCTGCGGAGATGAATCCTCGTCCTGAACTGGGAAaaagaaaccaaagaaCGTGTCTTTTAGCTGTCTTAGACAGTCACCGACAATATCCGTAATAGTGGTCTGGCGTGTGAGTATGGGGTTGTTTGCAACATCAGAGAACTGAAAGGGGCTTGATCCTACAGTGTCGCCATTCCCCCTTGCAAATATATTGTTGTTTTGTAAAGTGATTCTATGGGTTAGTGTTTCGGAGGTTGGAGGGGAACCTGGCAGTCTTGACTGAGAACTTGAGGTGATCACGTAGTCGTTTCCAAAGAGCCCATTTTCGTTAAGACGTTCATCTAAGGACTCTGGTCTATTCGCGGTTGGTTTCCGCAGAGATTCTTGCTGTTGTTCAACACTTTTCATAAAGGCAGATACGTTACTATTCGTACTTTCAATGGTGTTCAAGcactctttcaaaatgcTAGGCCAAATGTAGACATTCCTGTGGCGCGTGTGGTAAATAGGTAAGCGAAGTTGGATATTAGGAGACGTGGCCCTATATGAGAGTTCCTGGAAAGCAGTTAGCTTTGTGAATggcttttttgatgaaaggCCAGAAATAAGCGTCTCCATTGGAGTGGAAGAGAGTGACGATATGGGTTTGCCTTTGTGTAAACACCCGATTGACAAGTACGCATTGAAAGCAAGGTTTACTAGATCCCAAATGACAAAGATCATAAATGCCAAAATCACGCACTGGAATGTACCTGCAACACCCAAAGAGCTTGTGCGTGGGCCAAGGTATAGCGAGCCAACCGGTAGTACAAGTGCGACTGCTATTGCTAGCACTCCGCACTTCGCAAACACATTGTGAATTCTTGTTATAATGAATTGTTGCGGGTGTTGATGTTGTGCGCCATATCTGAAAGCGAGTCTGCCAAGGTCAAAAGCCACATGTTGTGCGGTGTACAAACCAGGCACGAGCAACCATACGGCCAAGCGATATCCAAATACACGTTGGGGCTGTAGAGCTCCAGTTACGGTGTCCCTGAGCGCACTTGCAATGCAAATACTGCTTAAAATGTGAACTGCTAGCTGTACTAATGCTTGTCCCGAACATAGTTGCCAGTACGCTTGTGATAACGCGCTCGAGTACCCTGGAAGCCGCACATGAAGATAGTTTTTGCGCGCTAATACCACTGTCAACATTCCCACATATACTAGTATACCTTTGCCGGGTGCAGAGAGGGTACGTTCCCATTTTGAAGCGCCGCGTTGTGCCAATGCGCTCGCCAACGCTCCGATGCAAACAGCCATACTGAACAAGAGCCGTGCGACCAGATGACTAAATCTGGTTTTACACACATCACTAAATATGGCATGGTAGCTGTAACGCGAGCTCAATGGACTCGGAATGACAGAGGATTCCATCGTTATCTTCCGATCTTTGTTTGGTCGCGCTCATCGGGATGGCATTCAGCTGGTTAAATGCTGTTTTTTAAATCAATGATATTGCACGTGACCCGATTTAAAAATCAGCCTTCTACACTGCAACAATGATTGAGAAGTCATTGATACATGTTGGGATCAAGAGTGCGAGGCCTATAGGGGTATCACAGGCAGCGATGgatgcttcaaagacaaacGGATCAAGCACCGAAGATATTCAAGCAAAATTAGATAAAAAGTTAGGACCTGAGTACATTTCTAAGCGAGTTGGATTTGGGGCGAATCGAGTGGCATACATTGAAGGATGGAAGGCAATAAACCTAGCAAACCAAATTTTTGGGTATAATGGTTGGAGCACTGAGGTCAAGAGTATAACAATCGATTTTATGGATGAGCGGCAAGGGAAGTTCTGCATAGGGTGCACAGCGATCATCCGCGTCACGCTAAGCGATGGAACGTTTCGCGAGGATATAGGCTATGGGACGGTGGAGAATGAACGACGCAAATCATCAGCATTTGAAAGAGCTAAAAAGTCTGCTGTCACAGATGCACTGAAGCGTAGCTTGCGCGCATTCGGTAACGCGCTGGGCAACTGTTTATATGACAAATCCTTCCTGGCAAAGATTGATAAGGTGAAGTTTGATCCTCCCGATTTTGACGAAGGAAACCTATATCGCGCGACAGATGAATTTGCAGAAAACTCGCGCGCAGGAGACAGCTCGCGCGGCGCACCTACTGGTTTACCGGTTGGCACTCCCAGAAGTGACCACGAGGCGCGCGGCCCACCATATAAACGCCGGAACATCAATCAAACACCAAATGTTGTACCGCTACCGGCTCCAGCCCGTGAGCTACAACCACAACACGCTCAGCAGCCTCAACCACCATCAGACCAAGATCCCGACGAATTGCTGGACGATTCTTTCATGTTTAGCGACGAGCTCCAAGATGATGACATAATAGCTGCGGGCGAAGCCCAGCCAACAACGCCCGCTTTAGATCGTCCTGTTGAAAGCCATCCTAACCCCCAAGCTCAGGTCCAGACGCCAGTTGCTTTCGTGACGGCCAAAGCAGCCCCAAACCTACAAAATAAAGCTCCCGTCCCGCCTGGCAGTGTATTCGACCCCAAGTTTCGCGCCCAGTCTATCAGGCATACAGTTGATCAAACAACTTCCGCCCATGTTAAAACAAGCGTGCTCCGGGAAAGGGGCCTTCCAAACAACAGAAGTGCTATTTATAATCAGTACGCTCCCAAAGGTAAGTTAATAGGAGACACCAATACCGCACAGGACTCGTCAGTGCCTCCTCGGGAGCGCCAGCCTATTTTACCTGCAGTGGCTTCTACAGCGACGACAACTAACATCACCCATCACGAAGCATCTGCTAAAGAGGTTCAAAATAATGGGTACGCCAACGCAGGTCAACCCAATGGCACTTCAGTACATGCTGGGAATGTAATACCACCTGCAGTGTCTTCGCCTGCGGCGACAGTTAGATCAGTGGGTAAGCCCAAGGCCCATCATCCGAATGTTAGGAATCCCTTATAAGGCACCCCCCCCTCTCTGGTACAGAAAGCCAATCAATAGCTCTATTCTTTCAAATATAGGATTCACTGAGTTGCTACgccttgaagaaagagaaataACCACTGCATTATTCTTTAATTTGGCGGCAtatccagaagctgcttaGCGGTATTCGTGTAACATGATATCCACCAAAGGTAGCTGTAATATAATTTTAAGTATGCGATCTGTAATTTCCCAAATCGAAGGTTCTTTGTGAAGACAACGATCACAATCAGAGCGAGAGATCGGCAAAGTGTTTGATTCTATCTAACAAAA
The Lachancea thermotolerans CBS 6340 chromosome G complete sequence genome window above contains:
- the USA1 gene encoding Usa1p (similar to uniprot|Q03714 Saccharomyces cerevisiae YML029W USA1 Protein that interacts in the two- hybrid system with the U1 snRNP-specific protein Snp1p may have a role in pre-mRNA splicing); protein product: MRYLAGSAINFSVWTPEPCATNIFVRAPPQATVARLLQYVHWQLSQRSESPLLPTEEYCLVLDDQPLTLSTPLQTVSAHSGGVIKLKMQRNDGILKESGTSLGYHGESDFAQTNVEFQLNVLSTDKLMSRLERGVSLNSTLAKLKKAAIGHLNDYETHNVRNLCSIKQHTVQDLVGFDILGRLHPTYLTTDDSNNDLRLYDLLGFDFSPDKFGSCCVMFRTRHDQELEDGISVRFISEASLTMDRMVVSTETTVHEMKEFICTVYGHTLRLTPADVKLVYKGQLLQEANSTGQPSKVLEYISESRGAKVHVFINQEYTEPGPGFWNELFNSSERFTFMSRSASENVSISAEEPRRTTSETNRPASMPSIQTPNAVHTSENLTQFPNSAVSVADEFTPARYDFFTESGYHIERTGERFERVLISGSEHFIPPNAFEPTVSIVKIAGIETELLPDEFSLSGGSLCLSTQAIKRIEDQLGVKLAHSVVVSLGPTPTSSSPHPSAGQAIIVPETRRMARIRQWVETIMRTVYLLLRNSVFYFVIFFQLVSFLPSFYFFLGIALIVLKAVWSTTEIWDMWRDLLWGEQADKLGEEEQVMLREILNTKPFDKQFYTRFTGNQAVTEALIDRLQNDLELREKLSGEFQLDYTESLQISVPKLFESCTATQFDQVGPESLTELFEPILNEVAGHLDNTAGLSGAGKESLKLLRAYAYQQSKLPWYKGAIRWVSHKSSSLYNGGLVEWLMPERVPRTRRGAGIRQVLHIIWDLLKLSCLFVLIVLPKFQIQAADMANRVATDEEHQD
- the RCF1 gene encoding respiratory supercomplex assembly factor RCF1 (similar to uniprot|Q03713 Saccharomyces cerevisiae YML030W) codes for the protein MSHLPSSFDGAEQDVDEMTFLEKMTFHCKQQPLVPLGTLATTVAVILAAQNVRSGNKRKAQKYFRWRVGLQGATLVALVAGSFIYGTSQKERQSKEDALREKAKLREKLWIQELERRDEETQLRKKRAELARSRAKELEQETQGLQQELRDLQAKTSSSK
- the GUK1 gene encoding guanylate kinase (similar to uniprot|P15454 Saccharomyces cerevisiae YDR454C GUK1 Guanylate kinase, converts GMP to GDP; required for growth and mannose outer chain elongation of cell wall N-linked glycoproteins), with product MSRPIVISGPSGTGKSTLLKKLFNEFPNKFGFSVSSTTRSPRPGEVNGTHYNFVTVEQFKEMIADGKFIEWAQFSGNYYGTTIASVNEVTNSGKRCILDIDMQGVKAVKKTDLNARFLFIAPPSVDSLRERLTGRGTETPESLQKRLDAATAEMDYAQTGAHDKIIVNDEVDVAYAQMKEFIFSE
- the NHX1 gene encoding bifunctional K:H/Na:H antiporter NHX1 (similar to uniprot|Q04121 Saccharomyces cerevisiae YDR456W NHX1 Endosomal Na+/H+ exchanger), which codes for MSTTFTQLVLGLAFRGALCWAKGVNTDPDDQEGVLPGDEDPPAGTLPGDEVSPVTEEIFSSWALFIMLFLLISALWSSYFLTQRRIKAVHETVLSIFYGMVVGLIIRLSPGHYIQDAVTFNSSYFFNILLPPIILNSGYELNQVNFFNNIVSILVFAIPGTFISSVVLGVILYIWTALGLESIDISFVDALSVGATLSATDPVTILSIFNAYKVDPKLYTIIFGESLLNDAISIVMFETCQKFHGKPAKFSSFFEGIGLFLMTFTVSLLIGVMIGILVALLLKHTLIRRYPRIESCLVLLIAYESYFFSNGCHMSGIVSLLFCGITLKHYAYFNMSRRTQITVKYIFQLLAQLSENFIFIYLGLSLFTEVELVYKPLLIIITGISICVARWCAVFPLSNFVNWLYRVKARRSMGIYGNDAAIPDEIPYQYQMMTFWAGLRGAVGVALAMGLQGEFKFTLLATVLVVVVLTVIIFGGTTAGMLEVLGIKTGCIDENDESDDEFDIEMPKPITLATGPIASYTDEVPSVEPISVPISTATATNPLSSDTVQSSSRVSLDKQHLRETLSTIFSADSQWFTNFDEQVLKPVFLDSDNSQSGKKSDSSTPNIMGNRK
- the NDC1 gene encoding Ndc1p (similar to uniprot|P32500 Saccharomyces cerevisiae YML031W NDC1 Nuclear envelope protein with multiple putative transmembrane domains) encodes the protein MESSVIPSPLSSRYSYHAIFSDVCKTRFSHLVARLLFSMAVCIGALASALAQRGASKWERTLSAPGKGILVYVGMLTVVLARKNYLHVRLPGYSSALSQAYWQLCSGQALVQLAVHILSSICIASALRDTVTGALQPQRVFGYRLAVWLLVPGLYTAQHVAFDLGRLAFRYGAQHQHPQQFIITRIHNVFAKCGVLAIAVALVLPVGSLYLGPRTSSLGVAGTFQCVILAFMIFVIWDLVNLAFNAYLSIGCLHKGKPISSLSSTPMETLISGLSSKKPFTKLTAFQELSYRATSPNIQLRLPIYHTRHRNVYIWPSILKECLNTIESTNSNVSAFMKSVEQQQESLRKPTANRPESLDERLNENGLFGNDYVITSSSQSRLPGSPPTSETLTHRITLQNNNIFARGNGDTVGSSPFQFSDVANNPILTRQTTITDIVGDCLRQLKDTFFGFFFPVQDEDSSPQLSLFELWRVSKKMQAEKLVPLPVCYAECVIALMGLLIKSLEEDPKGGVVSSVGEVLKILERSVGSLGGFAEWKDSLVSRETATPDVVTILYDLSINAFLEIVLGYNELLNNVYLDEDVVKLSKWVLEICNE
- the RAD52 gene encoding recombinase RAD52 (similar to uniprot|P06778 Saccharomyces cerevisiae YML032C RAD52 Protein that stimulates strand exchange by facilitating Rad51p binding to single-stranded DNA anneals complementary single-stranded DNA involved in the repair of double-strand breaks in DNA during vegetative growth and meiosis) — translated: MIEKSLIHVGIKSARPIGVSQAAMDASKTNGSSTEDIQAKLDKKLGPEYISKRVGFGANRVAYIEGWKAINLANQIFGYNGWSTEVKSITIDFMDERQGKFCIGCTAIIRVTLSDGTFREDIGYGTVENERRKSSAFERAKKSAVTDALKRSLRAFGNALGNCLYDKSFLAKIDKVKFDPPDFDEGNLYRATDEFAENSRAGDSSRGAPTGLPVGTPRSDHEARGPPYKRRNINQTPNVVPLPAPARELQPQHAQQPQPPSDQDPDELLDDSFMFSDELQDDDIIAAGEAQPTTPALDRPVESHPNPQAQVQTPVAFVTAKAAPNLQNKAPVPPGSVFDPKFRAQSIRHTVDQTTSAHVKTSVLRERGLPNNRSAIYNQYAPKGKLIGDTNTAQDSSVPPRERQPILPAVASTATTTNITHHEASAKEVQNNGYANAGQPNGTSVHAGNVIPPAVSSPAATVRSVGKPKAHHPNVRNPL